The Vibrio tapetis subsp. tapetis genome segment TCCACCCAGCGGCCAGTGAAGTCTTGTAGCCGCGTAAACATGGGTTTCCCAGACTGGGTAATAAATAGGTACTCAAGTTCAGGGTTAATCGCATCGTCACCCTCAAAAAGGTGCGTGTTCCCTGCCTCAGACAGCTCCTTGCACCATACTTTGAATTTCTCAAGTCGCTTTTGATACCTGTCGGACTGCGAGTAATCGTAAAGCATCTTCATCAATGGGGCGGGGATTATGGTTTCACGGCTTTTATTCTTCTCTGCGGAACCCTCTGCGGTTTTTGTGAGTGATTGGTACATATCACCGACACCCAAATCCAGCACAGGCTTTTTAAACACCTCCTTGCCGTCCTGAATCATGGTTTCGGGGTTAACAATCTGCCCCAAATGAAGGCTTGCTGCTTCCTCACGCCGCAATCCAGTATTACGGCAAATCATGGGGTGCAGGCAAAATTCAATCGGAAGTGAGTGCAATTTACTGTGATCACCATGACGAGCCACCCTGCGAGACTTCATTAATATGTTTTGCAGAATCTTCCATTCATTATTGGTAAACGGTTTTAGGTCACGGCGTAGGTTGCTGAGGTTTGTGCCACCACTGCGCGATGATTTAGAAAACTTAATTCGCATATCCGTCGTATGCACCTGCTTACGTTGGTAAGCTTTCATACTAGATGCAGACGCCTCGAAATGTATATTAACTGTCTCAAACTGGAAGGGAGGGTTATTAAAGCGGATGCCTTGGCGAAGACAGTGTTTATAGAAACCAACAACACTGCTCATGTATTGCCTAGCCGTAGTTTTAGCCAATACACCATCAATAGCGAGCTGCTTTATGCCATCCCGATACTGGTAGGTTAACCGTTCTTGCTTGTTGCGAGGAAAGCTACTCCATTCTGGACGAGGGTCATCATAAAGAGGGTCAAAGTCCTCTTCATCGTATTCAGCATCCCACTCTGCATGCTTGTCCAATACAAAACTGAAGTAATGAGCAAGCCCCTGCGCATCGGTGCCAAGCTCTAGCACACCATCATCGATTGCTTTCGACAATAAGAACTCATTGACCATATCTAATGGTTGGTAGCTGATTAGGTTGTCTTTGTCGTCATACTCAGCAATATTGAGTAAGGGGAGTTTCTTGATGGGGATCTTATTGCCATTGGCTCGGTATGTAACCTGAGGTTCACCATTCTCATCAATGGACACCAATGGACACCAATGGTTTGTTGTAAACGAAGTTAGGGATAGTCGAAATTTCTATCTCTCTTCGTATGACCTTTTTCTGATTTTTATCGTTATCTGACATACTAAACCTCATGCTGTACATATAAACAGCACATACAGCATTCTCAACTTTGAAAGTTAATTATGAGGCTTTAGTCTATCAGGTAAGTTTTGGATGTGGTCTTCCCAATCGACCACGTCTACTTCATATACCACTTTATTGCGAACGCTTTCGCCGGCTGCGTGCATGGCGGATTTCGAACCGGTGATCAATGGGTGCCATACAGGGATCTGTCCACCTTCAGACAATACGCGATAAGCACAGGTGTCTGGTAACCAATGAAATTCATGGATTTTCTCTCGGCTGAGTTTAAGGCACTCTTCACCAGAGGAGAATCGATTTGGGTAATCTTTACATGAACAGGTTTTGCTGTTGAGCCAGCTGCAAGCAACATTGGTGTAATACACCTCGTCGCTGTCTTCATCCATCAATTTATGCAGGCAACATTTACCACAACCATCACATAATGACTCCCACTCTGTCTCGGTCATTTGTTCTAGTTTTTTAGTTTGCCAAAATTGCTCTGTCATGGAATTTACTTCGTTTAAATAGTGGGGGGCGTTTTATACCCCTGTAGCGCCCAAAATTCAAGCAAGATTATTTTTCACCCGTATGTACTCCGGTTAATAATCTGCTATTATCGCGCCCCAATTCAAGATTCGGTTAGGTAT includes the following:
- a CDS encoding YcgN family cysteine cluster protein; the encoded protein is MTEQFWQTKKLEQMTETEWESLCDGCGKCCLHKLMDEDSDEVYYTNVACSWLNSKTCSCKDYPNRFSSGEECLKLSREKIHEFHWLPDTCAYRVLSEGGQIPVWHPLITGSKSAMHAAGESVRNKVVYEVDVVDWEDHIQNLPDRLKPHN